A section of the Streptomyces sp. Je 1-369 genome encodes:
- a CDS encoding inositol monophosphatase family protein yields MIEEFLTHGVRDVEEALRKAAAAEVTPRFRQLAEADVVEKSGPHDMVTVADRRAEEQLTVDLAALLPGSVVVGEEAVHADPSRYEAIHGDAPVWIVDPVDGTRQFVNGNPGFCMLVALAVRGEVQASWTYAPMLDEMAVAVRGRGAWLNGERLVAGAPEPGADVDVATSHPDFTTEEQKQALLGLVTDGVRPRPCGSAGLEYLAIARGELDAIAFSWELAWDHAAGLLLVAEAGGADLTLTGEPFRIGGGNALPFTAARDAATARRIAGLLAAGV; encoded by the coding sequence ATGATCGAAGAGTTTTTGACGCACGGTGTACGCGACGTGGAGGAAGCCCTCCGGAAGGCCGCCGCGGCGGAGGTCACCCCCCGCTTCCGGCAGCTCGCCGAGGCTGACGTCGTGGAGAAGAGCGGCCCGCACGACATGGTCACCGTCGCCGACCGCCGCGCGGAGGAGCAGCTGACCGTCGACCTGGCCGCCCTGCTCCCCGGCTCGGTCGTCGTCGGCGAGGAAGCGGTGCACGCCGACCCGTCGAGGTACGAGGCGATACACGGAGACGCGCCCGTCTGGATCGTCGACCCCGTGGACGGAACGCGGCAGTTCGTGAACGGGAACCCCGGGTTCTGCATGCTGGTCGCCCTCGCGGTGCGCGGCGAGGTCCAGGCCTCGTGGACGTACGCGCCGATGCTGGACGAGATGGCCGTCGCGGTCCGCGGCCGAGGAGCGTGGCTGAACGGGGAGCGACTGGTGGCCGGTGCGCCCGAACCCGGCGCGGACGTGGACGTGGCGACCTCGCACCCGGACTTCACCACGGAGGAACAGAAGCAGGCCCTGCTGGGTCTCGTGACCGACGGCGTGCGGCCGCGGCCCTGCGGATCCGCGGGCCTGGAGTACCTCGCCATCGCCCGGGGCGAGCTGGACGCCATCGCCTTCTCGTGGGAGCTCGCCTGGGACCACGCCGCGGGGCTGCTGCTCGTGGCGGAGGCCGGAGGCGCCGACCTGACGCTCACGGGGGAGCCGTTCCGGATAGGCGGGGGCAACGCGCTGCCCTTCACCGCGGCCCGCGACGCCGCCACGGCCCGCCGGATCGCGGGGCTCCTCGCGGCCGGCGTCTGA
- a CDS encoding phytoene desaturase family protein: MLDAVVVGAGPNGLTAAVELARRGFSVAVFEAKGTVGGGARTQELTLPGFRHDPCSAAHPLGINSPAFRGMPLDRYGLEWLQPPLPMAHPFPDGTAAVLSRSVAETAASFGPRDAGAYRRLIEPFLPHWDTLLQDFMSLPMSSLPRDPVTLARFGLAGLPPSTWLMRRFRDDRARALFAGLVAHVIAPLDGIVTGGVGMVFALAAHARGWPLARGGSQSISDALAAYLKDLGGSVHTDYEVKRLDDLPPARAYVFDTSPTALARIAGLGRAYEGYRYGASAFKIDYALDGPVPWTAEEPRSAGTVQVGSSSKEIGAALRAASREGRAPDVPFLITVQPSVVDPSRAPAGKHVFWAYGHVPNGWRGDLTDAIERQLERFAPGFRDRVLARATAGPPELAAHNANYVGGDIACGAASGLQLMLRPKLSLFPYATPHPAVFICSSATPPGPGVHGMSGHNAAKAVWRRLRSTP, from the coding sequence ATGCTTGACGCCGTCGTCGTGGGGGCGGGACCGAACGGGCTGACCGCAGCCGTGGAGCTGGCCCGCCGAGGTTTCTCCGTGGCCGTCTTCGAGGCCAAGGGCACTGTCGGGGGCGGGGCGCGCACCCAGGAGCTGACGCTCCCCGGATTCCGGCACGACCCCTGCTCCGCCGCCCATCCGCTGGGCATCAACTCCCCGGCGTTCCGCGGCATGCCCCTGGACCGGTACGGACTGGAGTGGCTCCAGCCCCCGCTGCCCATGGCCCACCCCTTCCCGGACGGCACCGCCGCCGTCCTGTCCCGCTCCGTCGCCGAGACCGCCGCCTCCTTCGGGCCACGCGACGCGGGGGCGTACCGAAGGCTGATCGAACCCTTCCTGCCCCACTGGGACACGCTCCTCCAGGACTTCATGTCGCTGCCGATGAGCTCGCTGCCGCGCGACCCCGTGACCCTCGCCCGCTTCGGACTCGCCGGGCTGCCGCCGTCGACGTGGCTGATGCGGCGCTTCCGCGACGACCGGGCGCGCGCGTTGTTCGCGGGGCTCGTCGCGCACGTCATCGCCCCGCTCGACGGCATCGTCACGGGCGGCGTCGGCATGGTCTTCGCGCTGGCAGCGCACGCCAGGGGCTGGCCCCTGGCCCGGGGCGGCTCGCAGTCGATCTCCGACGCACTCGCCGCGTACCTGAAGGACCTCGGCGGCTCCGTCCACACGGACTACGAAGTGAAGCGGCTCGACGACCTGCCGCCCGCGCGTGCCTACGTCTTCGACACCTCGCCGACCGCCCTCGCCAGGATCGCGGGACTCGGCCGCGCGTACGAGGGGTACCGGTACGGCGCCAGCGCCTTCAAGATCGACTACGCGCTCGACGGACCCGTCCCCTGGACCGCCGAGGAGCCGCGGAGCGCGGGGACGGTGCAGGTCGGCTCCAGCAGCAAGGAGATCGGCGCCGCGCTGCGTGCCGCGTCGCGCGAGGGACGGGCGCCGGACGTGCCGTTCCTGATCACCGTGCAGCCCAGCGTCGTCGACCCCTCCCGCGCCCCGGCGGGCAAACACGTCTTCTGGGCGTACGGGCACGTGCCCAACGGCTGGCGGGGCGACCTCACCGACGCGATCGAGCGGCAGCTGGAGCGCTTCGCCCCCGGCTTCCGCGACCGCGTCCTCGCCCGTGCCACGGCGGGCCCGCCCGAGCTCGCCGCGCACAACGCGAACTACGTGGGCGGTGACATCGCCTGCGGCGCCGCGAGCGGACTGCAGCTGATGCTGCGGCCCAAACTCTCCCTGTTTCCGTACGCCACCCCGCACCCCGCCGTCTTCATCTGCTCGTCCGCGACGCCTCCCGGGCCCGGGGTGCACGGCATGTCCGGACACAACGCGGCGAAGGCCGTGTGGCGCAGACTCAGGAGCACCCCATGA
- a CDS encoding O-acetyl-ADP-ribose deacetylase has protein sequence MTVPVPVPITLVQGDITAQHADAVVNAANSSLLGGGGVDGAIHRRGGPDILADCRRLRASHYGKGLPTGRAVATTAGWLDARHVIHTVGPVWSAAEDRSELLASCHREALRVAAELGARTVAFPAISTGVYRWPLEDAARIAVATVREAADPERFDEVRFVLFGQEAYDAFAAAVDR, from the coding sequence ATGACCGTGCCCGTACCCGTGCCGATCACCCTGGTCCAGGGCGACATCACCGCGCAGCACGCCGACGCCGTCGTCAACGCCGCGAACTCCTCGCTCCTCGGCGGCGGCGGGGTCGACGGCGCGATCCACCGGCGCGGCGGGCCCGACATCCTCGCCGACTGCCGCCGCCTGCGCGCCTCCCACTACGGCAAGGGGCTGCCCACCGGCCGTGCCGTCGCGACCACCGCGGGGTGGCTCGACGCGCGGCATGTGATCCACACCGTCGGCCCGGTCTGGTCCGCCGCGGAGGACCGCTCCGAGCTCCTCGCCTCCTGCCACCGCGAGGCGCTGCGGGTCGCCGCCGAGCTCGGCGCGCGCACGGTGGCGTTCCCCGCGATCTCCACCGGCGTCTACCGCTGGCCCCTGGAGGACGCGGCGCGCATCGCCGTCGCGACGGTACGGGAGGCGGCGGACCCCGAGCGCTTCGACGAGGTGCGGTTCGTGCTGTTCGGGCAGGAGGCGTACGACGCGTTCGCGGCAGCCGTGGACCGTTGA